In Luteimonas viscosa, the genomic window GTCGAGCCAGTAGCGCTGCAGTTCGCGATCCATCTCCGCGACGTAGCGCTTTTCCATCTGCCGCAGCCCGCCCTCGATCGTGGGCAGGTCGCGGTCCTGGTAGCCCTGCTCGCGCGCGGCGTCGGCCTTGTCGCGCTCGATCGCGAGGCGGTACAGCGTGGTCGCGGCGGAGATCGCGCCAGTGTTCTGGAACATGCGCAGGACCAGATCCCGCTCGCGGGTCGCATGCTCGGCATCATCCAGCGCCACGAGCCGCGCGTGGGCCGAGATCGCAGCCGCACCCTCGTCGCCACGCGTGCGCAGCCACGCCAGGACCGCGGCCTCTTCCGATCGCTTGGCCTCGGCGGCCCCGGTTCGCGCGAAGCCGGTGAGCTGGCCCTCGTAGTTCTTCATGACGTTTTCCCAGCCGCGCAGGGTGCTGGCGTACCTGACCTCGATGTCGGGCTCCGTCCTGCCACGCTCGCGGACCAGCGCGGTCAATGCGCGGTAGTGGCGCACCAGGGTCGGATAGGCCCACTGCTCGGTATCCTCGAACTCGCCGGCGAGCGCATAGCGGCTGGTGCGGCCCGGATAGCCGGCCGCCATCACGAAATCGCCCGCCCGCAGCGGACGGTCGGCGATCTCCAGCCATCGCTTGGGCTGGTACGGCACGTTGTCGTCGGAGAACGCCGCCGGTTTGCCGTCGCGTCCGACATAGGCCCGGTAGAACGCGAAATCGCCGGTGTGGCGCGGCCACATCCAGTTGTCGACCTCGCCACCGTAGTTGCCGATGCTGCCGGGCGGCGCGTAGGCGAGGCGGACGTCGCGGATCTCGAGGTTGCGGAACAGCCGGTAGGTATTGCCGCCGAGGAAGCTGTAGAGGCTGCAGCGGTAACCCGGTTCCGCTTCGCACTCGGCGATCAGCCGCTTCTCGACCGCATCCAGCGCCTGCGTCCGCTCCAGCGGACCGGACGCCGCAGCGATGGCCGCCTGCACGCGCTGGGTGACGTCGGTGATCGCGTCGAGCGCGTAGATGCGGGCGTTCGGACCGGCGGTGATTTCGTCGGCATGCGTGGCGGCATTGAAGCCATCGCGCATCAGGTTCTTCTCCGGGGTCGAGTTCAGCTGGATCGCGCCATAGGCGCAGTGATGGTTGGTCACCACCAGGCCCTGCGGCGAAACGAAACTCGCGGTGCAGCCGCCCAGCGACACTACCGCGCCCAACGGATCGCCGGTGAGGTCGGCGAACTGGGCGGGATCGAGCTTCAGCCCGGCCTTCTTCAGCGGCGCGGCGATCTCGGGCAGCTGCTGCGGCACCCACATGCCCTCGGCGGCGTGGACGTTCGCCAGGCCGGCGGCGGCGATGGCGGACAGGGCGACTGCGAGGCGGCGAAGGCTGGGCATGCGGCGGACCGGGGAGTCGGGAAAGCCGCAGTCTAGCCACTCGTGTGGCCAACGGGCCATGACGATGGTCATGGCCGCAAGCCGCGTCCGGGGAAATGGCACGAAGGCCGCGGGCGTATAATTCGCACCCTGTCTTCCACGAGGCGACGCTCATCCCATGGGCCGAATGATGAAGGCGCTGGTCAAGCGCGAAGCCGCGAAAGGCATCTGGATGGAGCAGGTGCCGGTGCCCGAGCCGGGTCCGAACGAGGTGCTGATCAAGCTCGAGAAGACCGCGATCTGCGGCACCGACCTGCACATCTACCTGTGGGACGAGTGGAGCCAGCGCACCATCAGGCCGGGACTGGTCATCGGACACGAGTTCGTCGGCCGCGTCGCCGAGCTCGGCCCCGGTGTCGGCGGCTACGTCGTCGGCCAGCGCGTCTCGGCCGAGGGACATATCGTCTGCGGGCACTGCCGCAACTGCCGCGCCGGCAAGCAGCACCTGTGTCCGAACACCGTGGGCATCGGCGTGAACCGGGATGGCGCCTTCGCCGAATACATCGTGATGCCGGCCAGCAACCTTTGGCCGATCCCGGACCAGATCCCGAGCGAGCTGGCCGCGTTCTTCGATCCCTACGGCAATGCCGCGCACTGCGCGCTGGAGTTCGACGTGGTCGGGGAGGACGTGCTGATCACCGGCGCCGGTCCGATCGGGGTGATGGCAGCCGGCATCTGCAAGCACATCGGTGCGCGCAACGTGGTGGTCACCGACGTCAACGACTACCGGCTCAAGCTCGCCGCCGACATGGGCGCCACCCGAGTGGTCAACGTCGCCAACGCGTCGCTGAAGGAAGTCATGGCCGACCTGCACCTGGAAGGCTTCGACGTGGGCCTGGAGATGAGCGGCAACCCGCGTGCCTTCAATGACATGCTCGACGCGATGTATCACGGCGGCAAGGTCGCCCTGCTCGGCATCCTGCCCAAGGGCGCCGGCGTGGACTGGGACCGCATCATCTTCAAGGGCCTCACCGTGCAGGGCATCTACGGCCGCCGCATGTACGAGACCTGGTACAAGATGACCCAGCTGGTGCTGTCGGGATTCCCGCTGGGCAAGGTCCTGAGCCACCAGTTGCCTGCCGACGAATTCCAGAAGGGGTTCGACCTGATGGAATCGGGCAAGTCGGGCAAGGTGGTGCTGTCCTGGAATTGAGGGAGCGTCATTGGTGATTCGTGGCTGGTGGTTCGACGGACATCGACGCGTATCCCGCTTCTTCCGGATCACGAATCACGAATCGCGGAATCCACATGTCATTGACCGAACGCTACGCCGCCACGCTTGACGAGATCCGCGCCGCCGGGCTGTTCAAGTCCGAGCGCGTCATCACCTCTCCGCAGTCGGCGGAGATCACGCTGGCCGACGGCCGCAGGGTCCTGAACTTCTGCGCCAACAACTATCTCGGCCTGGCCGACCATCCGGACATCGTCGCCGCGGCGAAGCAGGCGCTGGATACGCACGGTTTCGGCATGGCGTCGGTGCGCTTCATCTGCGGCACCCAGGACCTGCACAAGCAGCTCGAGCGCACCATCTCGTCGTTCTTCGGCAAGCAGGACACGATCCTGTACGCCGCCTGCTTCGATGCCAACGGCGGCCTGTTCGAACCGCTGCTGGACGAGAACGACGCGATCATTTCGGATGCGTTGAACCACGCCTCGATCATCGACGGCGTCCGCCTGTGCAAGGCGAAGCGCTTCCGCTACGGCAACTGCGACATGGCCGACCTGGAGAAGCAGCTGCAGGCCGCGGACGCGGCGGGTTGCCGCACGAAGCTGATCACCACTGACGGCGTGTTCTCGATGGACGGCTTCATCGCGCCACTGGACGAGATCACGTCGCTCGCATCGAAGTACGGCGCGCTGGTGCACATCGACGAATGCCACGCCACCGGCTTTCTCGGCGCCACCGGGCGCGGTTCGGCCGAGGTCAGGGGCGTGCTCGATCGCATCGACATCATCACCGGCACCTTGGGCAAGGCGATGGGCGGCGCCCTGGGCGGCTTCACCACCGCCAGCGCGGAAGTGATCGAACTGCTGCGCCAGCGCTCGCGTCCGTACCTGTTCTCGAACTCGCTGCCGCCGCACGTCGTGGCGGCCGGCACGACTGCGTTCGAGATGCTCGATGCGGCGGGCGACCTGCGCGAGCGACTCGCCGCCAACACCGCATACTTCCGCGGGAAGATGACCGAAGCCGGCTTCGACATCAGGCCCGGCATGCATCCGATCTGCCCGGTGATGCTGTACGACGCGCCGCTGGCGCAGCGTTTCGCGCAGCGGCTGCTGGAAGAAGGCATCTACGCCATCGGCTTCTTCTTTCCAGTGGTGCCGAAGGACCAGGCGCGCATCCGCACGCAGATGTCCGCCGCCCACACACGCGCGCATCTCGACCACGCGATAGACGCGTTCACGCGCATCGGGCGCGAGCTGGGCGTGCTGGAGGGCTGAGCCGGACGCTGGGACGCGAGGGCTCGTCGTCGGCTACTGCTCCGGCGTCTCGACCGGCGCAGGCGACGCGGCGGCCGGGGCGGCATTGGGATCGACGCGGCGACCGGCGCTGTAGCCATTGGCCTGCAGCCAGGCGTCGAAATCGTCGGCCGTCATGCGCTTGCCGTTCTGGGTCATGTTGAACCGGTACGGCGTGTTGTCGTGTTCGGTCTTCTTGACGTAGCCGGCTGCGCCGGGCGCGATCATGGCGCCAGCGGCGGGCACCGCGGCGGCGACGTTCTGGCAGCCTTCCAGACGCAGGCGCCACAGCACGTTGTCGACCGACTGCGATTCGTCGAGATCCGGCGCCAGTACGCCCCGCTGCGATCCGAGCTGGGGATTCACGGTCGCGAATCCCGCTGCCACGGGCAACAACACCGTCGGCCGCACCGCAAGCGGTTGTGACAGGGCGGCGCCCTGGCACTGGGTGGAGGCATGTGCGGTCAGGGCACCCATCGACAACAACACAACCGCCAGTCCACGCATGCCCCGAACTCCCACGACTAGATTGCGGCGGAGTGTAGCAGCGCGATCGATGCAGGCAAGCCTCGGCGCATCGCGCGCTCCCCTGCGACCGCAAGCCACCAGCAGGGCATTGCCCAGAAGCAGGAAGCCCGGCACGAGGCCGGGCTTCCTGTTCAGCGGCTTCAACGCCAGGATCAGTTCTGGACGTTGAGCTCGGTGCGGCGGTTGACCTCGCTCTTGCAGCCCGGCAGCGTCTGCGCCGTCGGCTCCAGCGGACGGCTCTCGCCGTAACCCACCGGACCCATCAGGCGACCGGCGTCGATGCCGTTGCTGGTCAGGTAGTCGTACACCGCCGAAGCACGACGCTCCGACAGGCTCTGGTTGTAGGCGTCCGTACCGCACAGGTCGGTATGGCCCGCCACCTCGACCCGCAGGTCCGGATAGCGCTTCAGGATCTCCACAGCCTCGTTCAGGATCGACACCGCGTCAGGACGCAGGGTCGAACGGTCGAAGTCGAAGTTCACCCCGTTCAGGTCGATCGTGATCGGGGCCGGCGGCGGCGGCGGGGCCGGTTCGGCCGGCGGCGGCGGCGGCGGCGGAGCCACCGGCGCGGTCGGCTCCGGACCCAGCGGGATCACCACGCCCACCGACGCGATCACGTCGCTGAAGTAGCTCTCTTCCTGCTGGTGCGGATAGCCCGACGAATCCACGCCGCTCTCGGCCGCGTAGCTCTGATCGTCGAAATCGAAGCGCGTGGCCAGTTCGGCACGGACCGCGACGCGGCGGCTGAAGTCACTCTGCACGCCCACGCCCAGCTTCGCAGCCAGGTTGCCGTCTTCACGCTGGGCCGGCGAATCCGGGTCCGGGAATGCGTCGTACTCTTCCTCCGAGCGCTGGTAGCCCAGGCCGAACAGCACGTACGGCGCCCAGTTGCGCTCCTCGGACATGAAGTGGCGACGCAGGTCCAGCGAAATGCCGTACTGGCTCCACAGCAGGTCGCTGTTGTGCTCGAAACTCGGGTTCTGGTAGTTCAGCGCGCCCTCGACCGACCAGGTCGGGCTGATGAACTTGCCCAGGCCCAGACCCAGGGCGTAGGCATCCTCCGTACGGCGGTCTTCGTCCTGCAGGTTGTAGCCCACCGAACCGGTGACATACCAGCGATCGTCGAATTCCTGCGCAGACGCGGCCTGCGCCACGGCCATACCCGCCAGCAAGGCGGCGCTCAACAAGCGGATTTTCATTTGGAAGACTCCTTGAGATGTCCGGAAGATGAAACACACGACTGGGGCCGCAAAACTGAATCCTGTCTGCGCCCGGGCTTATAGAAAGCAGGCCAAGCCATTGTTCCAATGGATGGTGCCGCTGAATGATACCACATCAGAAACGGTTTCTTAACAACTACGCAGCGATGGAGAGACCGGCGACCAGGCCATCGGATGGCCTGGCCGCCATGTCGTCGGCCTCAGTTCTGGACGTTGAGCTCGGTGCGGCGGTTGACCTCGCTCTTGCAGCCCGGCAGCGTCTGCGCCGTCGGCTCCAGCGGACGGCTCTCGCCGTAACCCACCGGACCCATCAGGCGACCGGCGTCGATCCCGTTGCTGGTCAGGTAGTCGTACACCGCCGAAGCACGACGCTCCGACAGGCTCTGGTTGTAGGCGTCCGTACCGCACAGGTCGGTATGGCCCGCCACCTCGACCCGCAGGTCCGGATAGCGCTTCAGGATCTCCACCGCCTCGTTCAGGATCGACACCGCGTCAGGACGCAGGGTCGAACGGTCGAAGTCGAAGTTCACCCCGTTCAGGTCGATCGTGATCGGGGCCGGCGGCGGCGGCGGGGCCGGTTCGGCCGGCGGCGGCGGCGGCGGCGGAGCCACCGGCGCGGTCGGCTCCGGACCCAGCGGGATCACCACGCCCACCGACGCGATCACGTCGCTGAAGTAGCTCTCTTCCTGCTGGTGCGGATAGCCCGACGAATCCACGCCGCTCTCGGCCGCGTAGCTCTGATCGTCGAAATCGGCCCGATAGGCCACTTCGGCACGGACCGCGACGCGACTGGAGAAGTCTCCCTGCAGGCCCACACCCACCTTGGCGGCCAGATTGCCGTCCTCACGCTGGGCCGGCGAATCCGGGTCCGGGAATGCGTCGTACTCTTCCTCCGAGCGCTGGTAGCCCAGGCCGAACAGCACGTACGGTGCCCAGTTGCGCTCCTCGGAAATGAAGTGACGACGCATGTCCAAGGAGATGCCGTACTGGCTCCAATTCAAATCGCTGTTGTGAGTGAAGCTCGGATTCTGGTAGTTCAGCGCGCCTTCCACCGACCAGGTAGGGCTGATGAACTTGCCCAGGCCCAAGCCCAGCGCAAAATCGTCATCCGTGCGGCGATCTTCGTCCTGCAGGTTGTAGCCCACCGAACCGGTGACATACCAGCGATCGTCGAATTCCTGCGCAGACGCGGCTTGCGCCACACCAAGGCCACCTAGCAGCGCGAGGCTGAGGAGTTTCATCTTCATCATTCCAGTTCCTTTGAAGGGCTTGCCAATTCGTCTTTATTTATTTACCCGGCCGCGCCTGCACGACCCCGGTGCGTCTGTCTTGAGCACTTCCGTCCGGCGCATGCACGCTGAACGGACGCCGGCAGGTTAGATTCAGAGCCGTGAAGGGCGCGTTAACAACGAAATAACGTCTTGCCCGACGTCATCGAACAGGCGCCGCGCCCATGTTCCCCGGACTGGCGGGGCGGGGCCGCACGTGCCGGCTTCCCGGAGATCGCCGCCATGCCTGCCTGTCTCGCCAACTGAGACGGGTCGCCGCGAGACTGGCGTTTTCGGCATTTGCCCCCACATCGGCGGCTCGCTAGGCTGATCGATTCCCGTTTCCCTGTCCGCCCGGCTGCCCTCCCCCAAGCCCCCTACCGGAATCCTGTCCGATGGCGATGGACACCATCCGCATTCGCGGTGCCCGTACCCACAACCTGAAGAATGTCGACCTCGACCTGCCGCGCGACAAGCTGATCGTGATCACCGGGCTGTCGGGCTCGGGCAAGTCGTCGCTGGCGTTCGACACCATCTACGCCGAGGGCCAGCGCCGCTACGTGGAGTCGCTGTCGGCCTACGCGCGGCAGTTCCTGAGCGTGATGGAGAAACCGGACGTCGACCACATCGAGGGTCTGTCGCCCGCGATCTCGATCGAGCAGAAATCGACCTCGCACAACCCGCGTTCCACCGTCGGCACGATCACCGAGATCTACGACTACCTGCGCCTGCTTTACGCCCGCGTCGGTCTCCCCCGCTGCCCCGACCACGGCTACCCGCTGGAAGCCCAGACCGTCAGCCAGATGGTGGACCAGGTGCTCGCGCTCGATCCCGACCAGCGCTGGATGCTGCTGGCGCCGGTGGTGCGCGAGCGCAAGGGCGAGCATGCGCAGGTATTCGAGCAGTTGCGCGCGCAGGGGTACGTGCGCGTGCGCGTCGACGGCGTCCTCCACGAGATCGACGCGGTGCCCCCGCTGGCGCTGCGCCAGAAGCACACGATCGAAGCGGTGATCGACCGCTTCAAGGTGCGTGAGGACCTCAAGCAGCGCCTGGCGGAATCCTTCGAGACCGCCCTCAAGCTCGGTGACGGCATGGCCTCGGTGCACGCGATCGACGACGAATCGGCCGCCCCCCTGCTGTTTTCCTCGAAGTACAGCTGCCCGGTGTGCGACTACGCGCTGCCCGAGCTGGAACCGCGTTTGTTCTCCTTCAATTCTCCGGTTGGCGCCTGCCCGACCTGCGATGGTCTCGGCGTGTCGCAGTTCTTCGACCCGGCGCGCGTGGTCGTGCATCCGGAACTGTCGATGGCCGCGGGCGCGGTGCGCGGCTGGGACCGTCGCAACGCCTACTACTTCCAGCTGATCCAGTCGCTTGCGAAGCACTACGGGTTCAGCGTCGATACGCCCTGGCAGGATCTCACCGAGAAATCGCGCGAAGCGGTGCTGTTCGGCAGCGGCGGTACCACCATCACCTTCAGCTACATCACCGACGCCGGCGGCCGCACCCAGCGCAAGCACCGCTTCGAGGGCATCGTGCCGAACCTCGAGCGTCGCTACCGCGAAACCGAATCCGCGGCGGTGCGCGAGGAGCTGGCGAAGTACATCAGCGAACGCCCCTGCGTCGACTGCGGCGGCGCCCGGCTGAACCGGTCCGCGCGCAACGTGTTCGTCGCGGAACGGCCGTTGCCCGACCTCGTGGTCATGCCGATCGACGAGGCGCTGCGCTTCTTCGGCGAGCTGCACCTGCCCGGCTGGCGCGGCGAGATCGCGGACAAGATCGTCAAGGAGATCCGCGAGCGACTGAGCTTCCTGGTCGATGTCGGCCTCGACTACCTCACCCTCGAACGCAAGGCCGACACCCTCTCCGGCGGCGAGGCGCAGCGCATCCGCCTGGCGTCCCAGATCGGCGCCGGGCTGGTCGGCGTGATGTACGTCCTCGACGAGCCGAGCATCGGCCTGCACCAGCGCGACAACGAGCGCCTGCTGGGCACACTGACGCGGCTGCGCGACCTCGGCAACACCGTCATCGTGGTCGAGCACGACGAGGATGCGATCCGGCTCGCGGACCACATCGTCGACATCGGTCCCGCCGCCGGCGTGCACGGCGGCGAAGTTGTCGCGCAGGGCACGCTCGACGACGTGTTGAAGGCGCCGCGTTCGCTCACCGGGCAGTACCTGTCCGGCAAGCGCCAGATCGCGGTCCCTTCGCGGCGCCACAAGCCCAATCCGAAGATGCAGCTGCAACTGCTGGGCGCGTCCGGGAACAACCTCAAGCACGTCGACCTCAACATTCCCTCGAGCCTGTTCACCGCGATCACCGGCGTGTCCGGATCGGGCAAGTCGACCCTGATCAACGACACCCTGTATGCGCTCGCAGCCAACGAGATCAACGGCGCCTCGCACAAGGCGGCGCCCTACCGCGAGGTCCACGGCCTGGACCTTTTCGACAAGGTGGTCGACATCGACCAGTCGCCGATCGGCCGCACGCCGCGTTCCAACCCGGCGACCTACACCGGCCTGTTCACGCCGCTGCGCGAGCTGTTCGCCCAGGTGCCCGAATCGCGCGCGCGCGGCTACTCGCCCGGCCGCTTCAGCTTCAACGTGCGCGGCGGCCGTTGCGAAGCCTGCCAGGGCGATGGCCTGATCAAGGTCGAGATGCACTTCCTGCCGGACGTGTACGTCCCCTGCGACGTCTGCCACGGCAAGCGCTACAACCGCGAGACGCTCGAGATCCTGTACAAGGGTTACAGCATCCACGACGTGCTGGACATGACGGTCGAGGACGCCCTCGCCCTGTTCGAGCCGGTGCCGTCGATCTCGCGCAAGCTCGAGACCCTGCTCGACGTCGGCCTGAGCTACATCAAGCTCGGCCAGCCCGCGACCACGCTTTCCGGCGGCGAGGCGCAGCGGGTGAAGCTGTCGAAGGAGCTCTCCCGCCGCGACACCGGACGCACGCTGTACATCCTCGACGAACCGACCACCGGCCTGCACTTCCACGACATCGAACACCTGCTGGCGGTGCTGCACAAGCTGCGCGACGACGGCAATACGGTGGTGGTGATCGAGCACAACCTGGACGTGATCAAGACCGCCGACTGGGTGGTCGACCTCGGACCGGAAGGCGGCCATCGCGGCGGCATGATCATCGCCGAAGGCACGCCGGAACAACTGGCGGCGATGCCGCAGTCGCACACCGGCCGCTTCCTCGCCAAGACCCTCGGGCTCGAGGACAAGCCCCGCAGGCGGCGCTCGGCGGCCTGAGCCGTCGGCGCCGCCAGGCGCCGGCCACTTTTCCGCAACCGCATCCGCACGACCGGGTCCGACCACGATGAGCCTCGACAACCGCACCGCCCTGTTCCGCATGCCGCTCGAGCTGCGCTGGCGCGACCTCGACGCGTTCAACCACGTCAACAACTCGAATTTCATGACCTACCTCGAGGAGGCGCGGATCCGCTGGTTCGACTCGCTCGACGAGCCCTGGCTGACCGAGTCGACCGCGCCGTTGCTGGCGGCGGTGCAGATGAACTACCGCGTTCCCATTCCCTACCCGTCACGGGTGATCGTGGAGCTGTTCGCGGACCGCGTCGGCAACACCAGCGTCACCATCGGCCACCGCATCGCCAGCGAGGACGGGACCGTGCTGCACGCGGATGGCAATGTGGTGATCGTGTGGGTCGATCGTGCCAGCGGCCGGCCGACGCCGCTGCCGGCGTTCGTGCGTTCGGTCGCCGGGGGAGGCGCGGCTTCCGCCGCCTCGTCGTTCAGCGCGCCCTGACCAGCGCCAGGCGGCGGTCGAACGCGTCGCCGCCGGCGTGGTGCAGGTCATGGCGGTGCAGCAGGCGGTACAGGGTCACCCTCGAGATCCCGAGTTCCTCCGCGGCCATCGCCAGCCGGTAGCCGCTGCGCGCCAGCGCGCGTTCGATCGCCGCACGCTCGCCCTCGCGCCGCGCGAGGTCGAGGGTCCGGGACGCGTCGCCGTCGCCGGACGGATCCTCGAGCCCCAGGTCACGGGCGGAAATGTAGCAACCGTCGGCCATCACCATCGCCTCGCGTATCCGGTTGATCAGTTCGCGCACGTTGCCCGGCCACGGGTGACGCTGCAGAGCGCGCAACGCCCCGGGGGTGAAGCCCTTGAAGCGGAAACGTCCTTCGCGCGCATGCAGCCGAAGGGCATGTCGGGCGATGAGTTCGATGTCGCCCATGCGCTCGCGCAGGGGCGGCATCTGCAGTTCGATCACCCGCAGGCGGTGGTAGAGGTCGACCCGGAAGCGCCCCTCCTCGACCGCCTGCGCCAGGTCCACGTGCGTCGCCGACACGATCCGGGCGTCCACCTCGATCGCGCAAGTGCCGCCCAGCCGTTCGATCGTGCCCTGCTCGAGGAAGCGCAGCAGCGAGGCCTGCGACTCCGTCGGCAGGTCGGCCACCTCGTCCAGGAACAACGTGCCGCGGTGGGCCATCTCGATCCGGCCCAGCTTGCGCTGTGTCGCGCCGGTGAAGGCGCCGCGCTCGTAGCCGAACAGTTCCGACTGGATCAGGCTGTGCGGGATGGCGCCGCAGTTGATGCCGACGAACGGCATCTTGCTGCGCGTCGACTGGCGGTGGATCGCGGTCGCGGCCAGCTCCTTGCCGGTGCCGGTCTCGCCCGACAGGAACACGGGTGCCTCGCTCGCAGCTGCCCGCAGCAGCCGGACCGCCAACCGTCGCACCGCCGTGCTTTCGCCGACCATGCCCTCGATCGCAGGTGCGGCCATGCCTTCCGCGCAGTCCTCGTCCAGCGCCGCCATGCCCTGGGCATGCCCTAGCACGGTCGCCAGCAGTTCCCGTTCGCAGGGCCAGGTCACGTAGTCGTGGCAGCATTCGCGCACCAGGTTGCGCAAGGGCTGTAGCGCGAGTTGCCCGGCTTCCAGGATGGCCACCCAGGCCACCTGCCTGGCCGCCAGCGCCTCGGCGAGCGCCGGGCGCCGCCGCAACGACTGCAATCCACCCTCGTCCAGGCCTCGCAGATCCAGAAGGGCCACGCAGGGCGCACGACGACCCGCCACGTGACGCAGCACGGATTCGTCGTCCGGAGTCGAACGCAGGCGCCAGCCGGCCGCGAGGGCCGCTTCCTCCAGTCCCGCGTCCTCGACACCGACCGGTCCGTGGAAGCGCAAGGTTTCGCGCAGTTCCGGGCACGCGGGCATACGAGATCTCCCTGCACCCGCCCCCTCGGGCTGCCTTCCATTCGTTGTCTCCAAACAACGCGGGGCGGGGCCGGCATCGGCCACCGCGAGGCGGCCCGACGCGCAGACGGGACGATCGTGGCGGGGATCGGGGCGCCGGACGCCTGCAGGACACCACGCCATCGTTCGGTCCGGAGCGGAGACGGCCTAGAACGTGACCGGCAGGCGCACGGCGAGGGAGAGGTCCGGGGTATCGCGGGTGACGCCCACCCCCAGCGCGACATTCAGGTTCGCGCGATCGGACAGGCGATACGACGCCCCCATCATCAGCGTCCCGAGCATGAGCCGGACCGCACCGGGCGCATCCTCGCCGTTCTGGCGGGTGCGGTCGACGAAACTGTGGTCGTAGCCGAAGCTCACCGCCGCGCGCTCGTTGAGCGCCAGTCCCATGCCGACGTTGAAGCCGATGATGTCGCCGGCGGCGACATCGCCGATCAGTTCGGTGGTGGTCTGCGGATACCCCTCGGGCGCTCCGCTGAGCACGGTGCGCGAGACGTCCTCGCGTTCGAAGTTGTGCAGGTAGCTCAGGCTGCCGAAGAACACGACCGGGTCCGAGGCGTACAGCCACGTGATGCCCGGCTGCAACGCGGAGAAGCCGCTGCCCGTCGGCGCCTCCAGCGGCAGCCCGGTGCCGGTCGCATTGGCCACGCAGCGGGTCACGCAGTCGGTCACCACCTCGAACACGTCGCGACCGGTGCGCGACTTGTAGCGCAGCCACAACACGTAGAAGGGTCTGTCAACGCCGCCGTGGTTGAGCTGGTAGCGCGCGGTGAGTTCGGCATCGCCCATTCCGCTGCCGTCGGTGTTGAACACCGTGTCCTGGGCCGCGCCGGTGAAGATCTCGCGGCTGACGGTGTCGCTGGTGATGTAGCTGTAGGGCAGCTTGAGTTCGAGTTCCAGTCGCCGGGTCAGTCCATAGCGTGCGGCCAGCGAGGCTGTGAGGCTCGAGACCTTGACCTGGCGCACGTCGATCAGGCCGATCAGGATCGCGGGAATCACCGTGTAGCCGACCAGCGCGACCCGGTCGTTGGACGAGTAGCCCATCTGCAGCGCCGGTTCCAGCGTCAGGCGACCCCTGGGCGTGAGCACACCCGGCTGGTCGAAGATCTGCGCGACCTCGGGCGGTCGCTCCGCCGAGTCGGGCGGCCGCCCCACGGGACCCTGGATGGCGGACGGATTCGGC contains:
- a CDS encoding sigma-54 dependent transcriptional regulator, whose amino-acid sequence is MPACPELRETLRFHGPVGVEDAGLEEAALAAGWRLRSTPDDESVLRHVAGRRAPCVALLDLRGLDEGGLQSLRRRPALAEALAARQVAWVAILEAGQLALQPLRNLVRECCHDYVTWPCERELLATVLGHAQGMAALDEDCAEGMAAPAIEGMVGESTAVRRLAVRLLRAAASEAPVFLSGETGTGKELAATAIHRQSTRSKMPFVGINCGAIPHSLIQSELFGYERGAFTGATQRKLGRIEMAHRGTLFLDEVADLPTESQASLLRFLEQGTIERLGGTCAIEVDARIVSATHVDLAQAVEEGRFRVDLYHRLRVIELQMPPLRERMGDIELIARHALRLHAREGRFRFKGFTPGALRALQRHPWPGNVRELINRIREAMVMADGCYISARDLGLEDPSGDGDASRTLDLARREGERAAIERALARSGYRLAMAAEELGISRVTLYRLLHRHDLHHAGGDAFDRRLALVRAR
- a CDS encoding acetate kinase — encoded protein: MNQEERGAVSSLRARHATRALPPLAFAAAGCFALLTQGAWAQDAEPAQVGDEGHRLRSLEARLSEQDRQIDALQALAQRQQRELDGLRHDLRGSVLDDLRARGSDSPAPALPLAIADTAATFASPATGVVQATATPGATGQSAPEPNPSAIQGPVGRPPDSAERPPEVAQIFDQPGVLTPRGRLTLEPALQMGYSSNDRVALVGYTVIPAILIGLIDVRQVKVSSLTASLAARYGLTRRLELELKLPYSYITSDTVSREIFTGAAQDTVFNTDGSGMGDAELTARYQLNHGGVDRPFYVLWLRYKSRTGRDVFEVVTDCVTRCVANATGTGLPLEAPTGSGFSALQPGITWLYASDPVVFFGSLSYLHNFEREDVSRTVLSGAPEGYPQTTTELIGDVAAGDIIGFNVGMGLALNERAAVSFGYDHSFVDRTRQNGEDAPGAVRLMLGTLMMGASYRLSDRANLNVALGVGVTRDTPDLSLAVRLPVTF